Proteins encoded in a region of the Gammaproteobacteria bacterium genome:
- the nagZ gene encoding beta-N-acetylhexosaminidase, with protein MGPLMLDIQGLSLSAVEQTQLASPLVGGAILFSRNFDNLDQLSQLIIAIREITGEQFIIAVDHEGGRVQRFKQGFTHIPAMASILKHAQGDLVQAKVDAVELGWLMASELLSLDIDISFAPVLDVDGCSSVIGDRAFSSEPAQVIALGQSFIEGMAQAGMKCTGKHFPGHGSVAADSHIAIPVDERSQAAIESLDMSIFKNLIGQQKLNALMPAHVIYPAFDDKPAGFSPFWIQQVLRQQLKFDGVIFSDDLGMEGATVAGNFEQRTHAALTAGCDMVLVCNKPQGTIEVLAYLEREFNQLVSLVERNQSAARLRQMLPTAQHDRVQLLASQRWLSAVATAEELRLALIS; from the coding sequence TTGGGACCATTGATGTTAGATATACAAGGGTTGAGTCTATCGGCAGTTGAGCAAACACAGCTCGCTAGTCCTTTAGTGGGCGGCGCTATTTTATTTAGTCGAAATTTCGATAATTTAGATCAACTAAGCCAGCTAATAATAGCGATTCGTGAGATTACCGGTGAGCAATTTATCATTGCGGTTGATCATGAAGGCGGCCGAGTTCAGCGCTTTAAACAAGGGTTTACCCACATTCCGGCAATGGCGAGCATTTTAAAACATGCGCAGGGCGATCTAGTGCAAGCAAAAGTCGATGCGGTGGAATTAGGCTGGTTAATGGCGAGCGAATTGTTAAGTCTCGACATTGATATCAGCTTTGCACCGGTACTAGATGTTGATGGTTGTTCAAGTGTGATCGGTGATCGTGCCTTTTCAAGTGAGCCAGCGCAAGTAATCGCGCTAGGGCAGAGTTTTATCGAGGGCATGGCGCAAGCGGGAATGAAATGTACCGGAAAACACTTTCCGGGTCATGGCAGTGTCGCGGCAGATTCACACATTGCAATTCCGGTTGACGAGCGCTCTCAGGCTGCAATAGAAAGCTTAGATATGTCAATTTTCAAGAACTTGATCGGTCAACAAAAACTGAATGCGTTAATGCCAGCTCATGTTATCTATCCGGCATTTGACGACAAACCAGCAGGGTTCTCGCCATTTTGGATCCAGCAAGTACTGCGGCAGCAGCTTAAGTTCGATGGGGTAATTTTCAGTGATGACCTTGGTATGGAAGGCGCGACTGTTGCCGGTAATTTTGAGCAACGAACCCACGCGGCGCTAACGGCCGGCTGCGACATGGTTTTAGTGTGCAATAAGCCACAAGGTACCATTGAAGTTTTAGCTTACTTAGAGCGCGAGTTTAATCAGTTAGTATCTTTAGTCGAGCGTAACCAATCGGCGGCTCGGTTACGTCAAATGTTGCCAACAGCGCAGCATGATCGCGTGCAATTATTGGCGAGCCAGCGTTGGTTAAGTGCAGTGGCAACCGCTGAGGAACTTCGACTAGCCTTGATAAGCTAA
- a CDS encoding DMT family transporter, whose protein sequence is MVYRQQLREVEVNLARFQALKADFLLLTTAIAWGLTFLMVQDAIADVPVYAFLFWRFFISTLLMAVIAYKYLPAIDLVAVRYGVILGTVLFAGFATQTFGLLSVKSSIVAFITGFNVILVPFLAYMLFKQHISKKIIISTLVALAGLYFLTMSGTLSFGFGEILVLICALMFALHIVLTGQFSSKANVFIVVLFQFITVTVLSLVFSLGLEPATFDLNFDYTFVKAVLITAVFATVYAFLVQTYMQQYTTATKTAIIFTMEPVSAAFFGVYVGNEILTGNQLWGAALIIGATLLSEIKLSSKGKLGLMFKRNKKKCAEG, encoded by the coding sequence ATGGTTTACCGTCAACAGTTGAGAGAAGTAGAAGTGAATTTAGCTAGATTTCAAGCACTAAAAGCAGATTTTTTGTTATTAACAACCGCCATTGCCTGGGGTTTAACCTTTTTAATGGTGCAAGACGCCATTGCAGATGTCCCGGTATATGCCTTCTTATTTTGGCGATTTTTTATATCCACCTTATTAATGGCAGTGATTGCTTATAAATATTTGCCGGCGATAGACCTTGTGGCCGTTCGTTATGGGGTTATTTTAGGCACGGTACTATTTGCGGGTTTTGCGACTCAAACCTTCGGTCTGCTCTCGGTAAAAAGCTCTATCGTTGCCTTTATCACTGGCTTCAATGTCATTTTGGTGCCATTTTTAGCTTATATGCTGTTTAAACAGCACATCAGTAAAAAGATTATCATTAGTACACTGGTCGCCCTAGCCGGGTTGTACTTCCTAACCATGAGCGGTACCCTTAGTTTTGGCTTTGGCGAAATACTGGTCTTAATTTGCGCCTTGATGTTTGCCTTACATATTGTACTAACCGGGCAATTTTCCAGTAAAGCCAATGTTTTTATCGTGGTGTTATTTCAATTTATTACGGTAACAGTCCTGTCATTGGTCTTTTCACTGGGCCTAGAACCTGCGACCTTCGATTTAAACTTTGATTACACTTTTGTCAAAGCAGTATTGATTACAGCTGTTTTTGCGACTGTTTATGCATTTTTAGTGCAAACATACATGCAGCAGTACACCACAGCGACCAAAACCGCGATAATTTTTACCATGGAACCCGTCAGCGCCGCTTTTTTTGGGGTCTATGTCGGCAACGAAATTTTAACCGGCAATCAGCTGTGGGGCGCGGCATTAATTATTGGTGCGACTTTGCTCAGCGAGATAAAGTTAAGCAGTAAAGGAAAGCTGGGGCTAATGTTTAAACGAAATAAGAAAAAGTGTGCTGAAGGTTAA
- the gloB gene encoding hydroxyacylglutathione hydrolase produces MNSHNYDVSPIAAFNDNYIWLITRPDSNQCVVVDPGDANVVIAQLATRQLELAAVLVTHHHQDHIGGIAQLRSHAALNKQPFTVYGPKIEAQSVTDIALEQGDIAYIEALGLTLKVLDLPGHTLGHIAFYDQDSLFCGDTLFAGGCGRLFEGSPQQMAQSLQKLAELPGATKVYCAHEYTLSNLDFAQAVEPTNETISARIAYCQQQRLLKQPTVPSTIEQERATNPFLRTKEATVIASIVIRSSTKPIPNSVETFAQLRQWKDNF; encoded by the coding sequence ATGAACAGCCACAATTATGACGTAAGCCCGATTGCCGCATTTAATGACAACTACATTTGGCTAATTACCCGCCCCGACAGCAATCAGTGTGTTGTTGTTGATCCCGGTGATGCCAACGTAGTGATTGCGCAATTGGCAACGCGTCAACTAGAATTGGCGGCTGTTCTGGTGACCCATCATCATCAAGATCATATCGGCGGTATCGCGCAATTACGAAGCCATGCAGCCTTAAACAAGCAACCGTTTACGGTCTACGGCCCCAAAATTGAAGCGCAATCAGTAACCGATATCGCGCTAGAACAAGGTGATATTGCTTACATTGAGGCGTTGGGGCTAACTCTTAAAGTACTTGACCTGCCCGGTCATACTTTAGGCCACATTGCCTTTTATGATCAAGACAGTCTATTTTGTGGTGATACCTTATTTGCTGGCGGCTGTGGTCGTTTATTTGAAGGCTCGCCGCAACAGATGGCTCAGTCACTGCAAAAGTTAGCCGAGCTGCCCGGCGCAACCAAAGTATACTGCGCCCATGAATACACGTTAAGTAATCTTGATTTTGCGCAGGCTGTAGAGCCGACCAATGAAACGATTTCGGCGCGCATTGCTTACTGCCAGCAACAACGCCTGCTTAAGCAGCCTACCGTGCCCTCAACCATCGAGCAAGAACGTGCGACCAATCCCTTTTTACGTACCAAAGAAGCGACGGTTATTGCCAGTATTGTAATTCGTTCATCGACAAAACCCATCCCCAACTCCGTTGAGACTTTTGCCCAACTGCGGCAATGGAAAGACAACTTTTAG